From a single Alloactinosynnema sp. L-07 genomic region:
- a CDS encoding preprotein translocase subunit SecY produces the protein MSTMIVFRAGSPLRRLAVTLLAVVIFRVGQNVPLPTVDLAANSVEDDSPLYWVIDLLTGGGFRLPAVIAFGVLPVLVARVLMRNLVPVIPRLSALAAEGEAGTARIARYTRVLAVVLGGAGVVAAGIGDRGAIPLVVMAATAAAGTALAILLAELITKRGYGDGVRILLLTQVLAVAAVEFWRLVQAKGVAAVIVALVVVVVVVMGTILVAQVQRRIPVQYAKRLIGRRTHGGTPTYVPVQMAQRSGPIVLAAVVLAVPALPGLLWSDATWLSAITAVLWDEADPVRMVAYAVLVGVFAYARSAATSVPTTIASKLVREGGFIPGIRPGNPTAQYLEYVDRRMNAAGALYLGAVALLPEIAIAVLDAAPRFPFAGVAILVSLIFVVDVALTTAKQVETQLQMIRYQGYLR, from the coding sequence ATGAGCACCATGATCGTATTCCGAGCCGGGTCGCCGCTCAGGCGGCTCGCGGTCACCCTGCTCGCGGTGGTGATCTTCCGGGTCGGGCAGAACGTGCCGCTGCCCACCGTGGACCTCGCGGCGAACTCCGTCGAGGACGACAGTCCCCTCTACTGGGTGATCGATCTGCTCACCGGCGGCGGGTTCCGCTTACCCGCGGTGATCGCGTTCGGCGTGCTGCCCGTGCTGGTCGCCCGAGTCCTCATGCGCAACCTCGTCCCCGTCATTCCGAGGCTGTCCGCTCTCGCCGCGGAGGGTGAGGCGGGCACGGCCAGGATCGCCCGGTACACCCGCGTTCTCGCGGTGGTGCTCGGCGGTGCGGGTGTGGTGGCCGCGGGCATCGGCGACCGCGGTGCCATCCCGCTCGTTGTCATGGCGGCCACCGCGGCGGCGGGAACGGCCCTGGCGATCTTGCTGGCCGAGCTCATCACGAAACGCGGATACGGCGACGGGGTGCGCATCCTGTTGCTCACCCAGGTCCTCGCCGTCGCCGCCGTCGAGTTCTGGCGCCTTGTCCAGGCCAAGGGCGTCGCCGCGGTCATCGTCGCGCTCGTCGTGGTGGTGGTCGTGGTGATGGGAACGATCCTGGTCGCGCAGGTGCAGCGCCGGATCCCGGTGCAGTACGCGAAGCGGCTGATCGGGCGGCGGACGCACGGCGGGACCCCGACCTACGTCCCGGTGCAGATGGCCCAGCGCAGTGGGCCCATCGTGCTGGCCGCGGTGGTGCTCGCCGTGCCTGCCCTGCCCGGCCTGCTGTGGTCGGACGCGACCTGGCTCAGCGCGATCACGGCGGTCCTGTGGGACGAGGCCGACCCGGTGCGGATGGTCGCCTACGCCGTGCTCGTCGGCGTGTTCGCCTACGCCAGGTCGGCGGCCACCTCCGTGCCCACGACGATCGCCTCGAAGCTGGTCAGGGAGGGCGGGTTCATCCCCGGCATCCGTCCCGGCAACCCGACGGCCCAATACCTCGAGTACGTGGACCGGCGGATGAACGCGGCGGGCGCCCTCTACCTGGGCGCGGTGGCTCTGCTGCCGGAGATAGCCATCGCCGTGCTCGACGCGGCTCCGAGGTTCCCGTTCGCGGGCGTCGCGATCCTGGTCTCGCTGATCTTCGTGGTCGACGTCGCCCTGACCACGGCCAAGCAGGTCGAGACCCAGCTCCAGATGATTCGCTACCAGGGTTACCTGCGTTAG
- a CDS encoding VOC family protein, which yields MACRISELVLGCRDPELLARFWCEVLDFVVLDREDDGTLEIGPREGFGGPQPTIILSYRDEPEKGKSRLHIDVNATDRDQDAELERLLRLGARPADVGQTGQEQWHVLVDPEGNEFCLLKARLNPL from the coding sequence ATGGCATGTCGTATCAGTGAGCTCGTGCTCGGTTGCCGCGACCCAGAGTTGCTGGCGCGATTCTGGTGCGAGGTACTGGACTTCGTCGTGCTCGATCGCGAGGACGACGGCACGCTGGAGATCGGGCCGCGTGAAGGGTTCGGCGGTCCGCAGCCAACGATCATCCTCAGTTACCGGGATGAGCCGGAGAAGGGGAAATCCCGGCTGCACATCGACGTCAACGCCACCGACCGCGATCAGGACGCCGAACTCGAACGCCTTCTGCGGCTTGGTGCGCGCCCGGCCGACGTCGGCCAGACAGGGCAGGAGCAGTGGCATGTCCTGGTCGACCCGGAAGGCAATGAGTTCTGCCTTCTCAAAGCCCGCCTCAACCCGCTCTGA
- a CDS encoding DUF5753 domain-containing protein, with translation MPGLLQTPGYAHAITALATSAEVVETLVAERLERQKVLNRLGGPRYVAFLDEAALRRAYGSADVMAHQIQWLIDLGKLPHISVHVIPFRHGGYRAPGYFSLLDFHEKPGIVYVEQEGATGFLHEPGDVHRFREIVATLERVALGSAESVNFLSRVAADYERG, from the coding sequence GTGCCGGGTCTGTTGCAGACACCCGGGTACGCGCACGCGATCACCGCGCTCGCCACCTCAGCCGAGGTGGTCGAGACCCTGGTCGCGGAACGGTTGGAGCGACAGAAGGTGCTCAATCGCTTGGGCGGCCCACGGTATGTGGCCTTCCTGGATGAAGCGGCGCTGCGCCGGGCATATGGCAGTGCGGACGTGATGGCACATCAGATCCAGTGGCTCATCGACCTCGGGAAGCTGCCCCACATCTCTGTCCACGTGATCCCCTTCCGGCACGGCGGCTACCGCGCCCCGGGCTACTTCTCGCTGCTCGATTTCCACGAGAAACCGGGAATCGTCTATGTCGAGCAGGAGGGTGCCACCGGCTTCCTGCACGAACCCGGTGATGTGCACAGGTTCCGCGAGATTGTCGCTACGCTGGAACGGGTGGCGCTGGGGTCCGCCGAATCGGTGAACTTCTTGAGCAGGGTCGCGGCCGACTACGAACGGGGCTGA
- a CDS encoding metallophosphoesterase: MGSLLAISDLHITYAENREIVAGLRPESPDDWLLVAGDVADQLHDVRWALETLAGRFAKVIWTPGNHELWTVRADPVQSLGVQRYEDLVAMCRELGVLTPEDPYVQWTGEGGPVLIAPLFIGYDYTFNAPGCTTKEESLAYARDTGIVCTDEVYLSPDPYESRDDWCRARVALTEARLAECDPAVPLVLVNHYPLVREPTRILRFPEFAQWCGTVLTADWHTRFNTAAMVYGHLHIPRITHHDGVRFQEVSLGYPREWRRHGNPHGILRRVLTAPARV; this comes from the coding sequence GTGGGCTCACTTCTGGCGATCAGCGATCTGCACATCACCTACGCGGAGAACCGCGAGATCGTGGCCGGTCTGCGCCCGGAATCGCCTGACGACTGGCTGCTCGTGGCCGGTGACGTCGCCGATCAGCTGCACGACGTGCGCTGGGCGCTGGAGACGCTGGCGGGCCGCTTCGCGAAGGTGATCTGGACGCCGGGCAACCACGAGCTGTGGACCGTGCGCGCCGACCCGGTGCAGTCTCTCGGCGTACAGCGCTACGAGGACCTGGTCGCGATGTGCCGGGAACTCGGCGTGCTGACCCCGGAAGACCCGTACGTCCAGTGGACCGGCGAGGGCGGCCCCGTACTCATCGCGCCGCTGTTCATCGGCTACGACTACACCTTCAACGCCCCCGGCTGCACCACCAAGGAAGAGTCGCTGGCCTACGCCCGTGACACCGGGATCGTCTGCACCGACGAGGTCTACCTGTCCCCGGATCCGTATGAGAGCCGCGACGACTGGTGCCGCGCCCGGGTCGCGCTGACCGAGGCCCGGCTGGCCGAATGCGACCCGGCGGTGCCGTTGGTGCTGGTCAACCACTATCCGCTGGTACGCGAACCAACCCGGATCCTGCGGTTCCCCGAGTTCGCCCAGTGGTGCGGCACCGTGCTGACCGCCGACTGGCACACCCGGTTCAACACCGCCGCCATGGTCTACGGCCACCTCCACATCCCTCGCATCACCCACCACGACGGCGTGCGGTTCCAGGAGGTGTCGCTCGGCTACCCGCGCGAGTGGCGCCGCCACGGCAACCCGCACGGGATCCTCCGCCGCGTGCTGACCGCTCCCGCGCGCGTCTAA
- a CDS encoding RNA helicase, translated as MTLTSRLPATPEPDDLFDAFATWAGEQGLSLYPAQEEALMEIVSGANVILNTPTGSGKSLVAAGAHFTALAQGVRSFYTAPIKALVSEKFFALCETFGAENVGMMTGDSSVNGSAPIICCTAEILANIALRDGADADVGQVVMDEFHFYAEPDRGWAWQIPLLELPKVQFVLMSATLGDVKRFEEDLSRRTGRPTAVVTSAERPVPLFYSFGMTPLTEALEELLSTNQSPVYVVHFTQAAALERAQALMSINVCTREEKEKIAALIGNFRFSSGFGKTLSRLVRHGIGVHHAGMLPKYRRLVERLAQAGLMKIVCGTDTLGVGINVPIRTVVFTALSKYDGVKTRILKAREFHQIAGRAGRAGYDTLGTVLVQAPEHVIDNEKSLAKLGDDPKKRRKFVRKKPPEGMVSWGEPTFERLVAAEPEPLTSSFHVSHSMLLNVIGRPGDAFTAMRKLLTDNHEDRPAQRRHIRRAIAIYRALLAAGVVEKLDEPDEQGRNVRLTMDLQLNFALNQPLSPFALAAIELLDRESPSYALDVLSVVESTLDDPRQVLSAQQHKARGEAVAAMKSEGIEYDQRMELLENVTHPKPLAELLNAAFETYRRGHPWVGDHQLSPKGVVRDMYERAMTFTEYVAFYALARSEGLVLRYLADAYRAVRQTVPDEAKTEELTDLIEWLGELVRQVDSSLLDEWEKLTNPETGELEEPVDEAPPAVTKNVRAFRVLVRNALFHRVQLAARRAYHDLGDLDGDNGWDAGAWEDALEPYFEAHSQIGIGPNARGPALLIIETEPERWLVRQIFDDPAGDHDWGFTAEIDLAASDEAGTAVLYITEVGEL; from the coding sequence ATGACGCTGACCTCGCGGCTGCCCGCCACCCCGGAACCCGACGACCTCTTCGACGCCTTCGCCACCTGGGCGGGCGAACAGGGCCTGTCGCTGTATCCGGCGCAGGAAGAGGCCCTGATGGAGATCGTCTCCGGGGCCAACGTCATCCTCAACACCCCCACCGGCTCCGGCAAGAGCCTGGTCGCGGCGGGCGCGCACTTCACCGCGCTGGCCCAAGGCGTGCGCAGCTTCTACACCGCGCCGATCAAGGCGCTGGTGTCGGAGAAGTTCTTCGCGCTGTGTGAGACGTTCGGCGCGGAGAACGTCGGCATGATGACCGGCGATTCCAGCGTCAACGGCAGCGCGCCGATCATCTGCTGCACCGCGGAGATCCTGGCCAACATCGCCCTGCGCGACGGCGCCGACGCCGATGTCGGCCAGGTCGTCATGGACGAGTTCCACTTCTACGCCGAGCCCGACCGCGGCTGGGCGTGGCAGATCCCGCTGCTGGAGTTGCCCAAGGTCCAGTTCGTGCTGATGTCGGCGACCCTGGGCGACGTCAAGCGGTTCGAGGAGGACCTGAGCCGGCGCACCGGCAGGCCCACGGCGGTCGTGACGTCGGCTGAGCGCCCGGTGCCACTGTTCTACTCCTTCGGCATGACCCCGCTGACCGAGGCGCTGGAGGAACTGCTCAGCACCAACCAGTCCCCCGTCTACGTCGTGCACTTCACCCAGGCCGCCGCCCTGGAACGCGCGCAGGCGCTGATGAGCATCAACGTGTGCACGCGCGAGGAGAAGGAGAAGATCGCCGCGCTGATCGGGAACTTCCGGTTCTCCTCCGGATTCGGCAAGACGCTGTCGCGGCTGGTCCGGCACGGCATCGGCGTGCACCACGCCGGGATGCTGCCCAAGTACCGGCGCCTGGTCGAGCGGCTGGCGCAGGCCGGGCTGATGAAGATCGTCTGCGGCACCGACACCCTCGGCGTGGGCATCAACGTCCCGATCCGCACCGTCGTGTTCACCGCACTGTCCAAATACGACGGTGTGAAGACGCGCATCCTCAAGGCCCGCGAGTTCCACCAGATCGCCGGGCGCGCGGGCCGGGCGGGCTACGACACGCTCGGCACGGTGCTGGTGCAGGCCCCCGAGCACGTCATCGACAACGAGAAGTCGCTGGCCAAGCTGGGCGACGACCCGAAGAAGCGGCGCAAGTTCGTCCGCAAGAAGCCGCCGGAGGGCATGGTCTCGTGGGGCGAGCCGACCTTCGAGCGTCTCGTGGCCGCCGAGCCGGAACCGCTGACGTCGAGCTTCCACGTCAGCCACTCGATGCTGCTCAACGTCATCGGCCGCCCAGGCGACGCGTTCACCGCGATGCGCAAGCTGCTGACCGACAACCATGAGGACCGCCCGGCCCAGCGCCGCCACATCCGCCGCGCCATCGCCATCTACCGGGCGCTACTGGCCGCCGGTGTCGTGGAGAAGCTGGACGAGCCCGACGAGCAGGGCCGCAACGTCCGGCTGACCATGGACCTGCAGCTGAACTTCGCCCTCAACCAGCCGCTGTCCCCGTTCGCCCTGGCCGCCATCGAACTGCTCGACCGCGAGTCCCCGAGCTACGCGCTCGACGTGCTGTCCGTTGTGGAGTCCACTTTGGACGACCCGCGGCAGGTGCTTTCGGCCCAGCAGCACAAGGCGCGCGGCGAGGCGGTCGCGGCGATGAAGTCCGAGGGCATCGAGTACGACCAGCGGATGGAACTGCTGGAGAACGTCACCCACCCCAAGCCGTTGGCGGAGCTGCTCAACGCGGCGTTCGAGACCTACCGGCGCGGCCACCCCTGGGTCGGCGACCACCAGCTCTCCCCCAAGGGCGTCGTGCGCGACATGTACGAGCGCGCGATGACGTTCACCGAGTACGTCGCCTTCTACGCGCTGGCCCGCTCCGAGGGGCTGGTCCTGCGCTACCTGGCCGACGCCTACCGCGCGGTCCGCCAGACGGTTCCCGACGAAGCCAAGACCGAGGAGCTGACCGACCTCATCGAGTGGCTCGGCGAGCTGGTCCGCCAGGTCGACTCCAGCCTGCTCGACGAGTGGGAGAAGCTCACCAACCCCGAGACCGGCGAGCTGGAGGAACCGGTCGACGAGGCCCCGCCCGCGGTCACCAAGAACGTGCGCGCCTTCCGCGTGCTCGTCCGCAACGCGCTGTTCCACCGCGTGCAACTGGCCGCCCGCCGCGCCTACCACGACCTTGGCGACCTCGACGGCGACAACGGCTGGGACGCGGGCGCTTGGGAAGACGCCCTGGAGCCGTATTTCGAGGCGCACAGCCAGATCGGCATCGGCCCCAACGCCCGCGGCCCGGCACTGCTGATCATCGAGACGGAACCGGAACGCTGGCTGGTGCGCCAGATCTTCGACGACCCAGCGGGTGACCACGACTGGGGCTTCACCGCGGAAATCGACCTGGCGGCGTCGGACGAGGCAGGCACGGCGGTCCTCTACATCACCGAGGTCGGCGAACTCTGA
- a CDS encoding DUF397 domain-containing protein translates to MHGEWRKSTFSNGGQPDCVEVAFSALVRLRDSKNPDSGVLAIPATAWHPHRLAVVRRGVMGH, encoded by the coding sequence ATGCACGGAGAGTGGCGGAAGTCGACCTTCAGCAATGGCGGGCAGCCCGACTGCGTGGAGGTCGCGTTTTCGGCATTGGTCCGCCTGCGCGACTCGAAGAACCCGGACTCGGGCGTCCTGGCCATCCCGGCCACCGCCTGGCACCCGCACCGGCTCGCCGTCGTTCGTCGCGGTGTGATGGGTCACTGA
- a CDS encoding RHS repeat-associated core domain-containing protein: MTNPLIAAPKSDTTAFTGIGIAESAQGLADGVSNGDWVEAGLGAVGVGLEVLSMVIDPIGTVASYGVSWLIEHVEPLKEALDWFAGDPPVIRSFSETWANIAAEVGKVAGDLGTEATTGTPGWQGPAADAYRGNAAETADAISGAGALADGIGAGVMIMGEVVAAVRELIRDLVAEVVGKLITWALEAVATLGLATPLIVAQATSTIAKVTNRIADLVRKLVKTIGNVTPRIRKVIDKLGEIMEKLGKLGRRTDGGPGTSPSSTPNTPKADTPTVRDPDAPTSPSSTSPDGTNPSGTTNPSGSTAPNGTSPNSTDSPNRPTDPNDTKTPETDRVCENDPIDVVSGDMVLANIDVDLPGVLPLVLRRTHVSSYRAGRSFGSSWASTVDQRLEFDPRGVVFLAEDGMVLVYPRLPAEGSVLPEVGPRWPLSRTENGFVIEPRGTGQSLHFPAADKVSHLAAIVDRNANRIDFARDVAGNLTGVRHSGGYHLDALSERGRITELRMRVDGGHVPVIRYRHDDNGRLTEVVNSSDRPLRFDYDHAGRITQWTDRNGEWYRYLYDAQGRCVANEGSGGFLNGTFIYGDDTTRFTDALGNATTYRFGENRKVIAETDALGHTVTQQWDDADRLVARTDALGNTTKFTYDDAGNLVATTRPDGVQALAEYDTYGQVVAFVGPDGAVWRQEFDERGNLVAETDPTGAVNRYEHDERGHRVAVTDALGGVRRIETNAAGIPLAVTDPTGATTRYTRDAFGRAAVITDPLGGRVQYSWTVEGRMLARTRPDGATERWRYDAEGNAFEHVDPMGRVTRTQTTHFNLPAAEVRPDGTRLAFGYDPTLRLTSVTNAQGLVWRYEYDAAGNLVRETDFNGRVLTYQHDAAGRLVGRVNGAGQATTFARDALGKIVERRSGEQVTTIEYDLVGRVRRARNADADLVYTRDPLGRVLAESVNGRTVNSGYDPLGRRVRRRTPTGAESTWGYDEGSRPVRLTVGERSMSFDYDQAGHEISRSLGNGAVLDQAWDANHRLVSQSTRAEGRDPRRRGYHYQPDDHLTAVDDQLGRSRRYQLDPMGRVTGVEGAGWREQYAYDAGGNVAAPDTEYGGTLVRTAGDARYEHDAQGRVVLRQRKRLSRKPDTWRYQWDADDRLIAVITPDGSRWSYRYDPLGRRIAKLRLAPDGSVAERVDFAWDGSVMVEQTHSAGRTTTWEFDPASFRPLTQTERVPSGQDWVDQRFYAIVTDIVGTPSELLDDQGDPAWRQESTLWGQALGALTQRADTPLRFPGQYFDAETGLHYNYLRYYDPVAARYTSPDPLGLLGGPSPHGYVHNPTGWTDALGLTESGDIEFLDPNDINFSQRTVTENDYADAMRNGQWEWDRSPVHVMEVDGQLVSYDNRRLDAAREAGVPVCVQRVDPNAPHPDSSTGKTWAEKFQERFRDPRNRLNGEPVPNTGLSERPTATPPGCGGGRRRRRR, from the coding sequence ATGACCAATCCGCTCATCGCCGCCCCCAAGAGCGACACGACGGCGTTCACCGGCATCGGGATCGCCGAGTCAGCGCAAGGTCTGGCCGACGGCGTCAGCAACGGCGACTGGGTCGAGGCCGGACTCGGCGCGGTCGGGGTCGGCCTGGAAGTGCTCTCCATGGTCATCGACCCGATCGGCACCGTAGCCTCCTACGGCGTGTCGTGGCTGATCGAGCACGTCGAGCCGCTCAAGGAGGCGCTGGACTGGTTCGCGGGCGACCCGCCGGTCATCCGCTCCTTCAGCGAGACCTGGGCCAACATCGCCGCCGAGGTCGGCAAGGTCGCCGGTGACCTCGGCACGGAGGCCACCACCGGCACCCCCGGCTGGCAGGGCCCGGCCGCCGACGCCTACCGCGGCAACGCCGCCGAGACCGCCGACGCCATCTCCGGCGCGGGCGCGCTGGCCGACGGCATCGGCGCGGGCGTCATGATCATGGGTGAGGTCGTCGCCGCGGTCCGTGAGCTGATCCGCGACCTCGTCGCCGAGGTCGTCGGCAAGCTGATCACGTGGGCGCTGGAGGCGGTGGCCACCCTGGGTCTGGCCACGCCGCTGATCGTCGCCCAGGCCACCTCGACCATCGCCAAGGTCACCAACCGCATCGCCGACCTGGTCCGCAAGCTGGTCAAGACCATCGGCAACGTCACCCCGCGCATCCGCAAGGTGATCGACAAGCTCGGCGAGATCATGGAGAAGCTGGGCAAGCTCGGCCGCCGCACCGACGGCGGCCCAGGCACCAGCCCGTCGAGCACCCCGAACACCCCCAAGGCCGACACCCCCACCGTCCGCGACCCCGACGCGCCGACCAGCCCGTCGAGCACGTCGCCCGATGGCACAAACCCTTCCGGCACAACGAATCCGTCGGGCTCGACCGCGCCGAACGGGACGTCGCCGAACTCGACCGACAGCCCGAACCGGCCCACCGACCCCAACGACACCAAGACCCCCGAGACCGACCGGGTCTGCGAGAACGACCCGATCGACGTCGTAAGCGGTGACATGGTCCTCGCGAACATCGACGTCGACCTGCCTGGGGTCCTCCCGCTGGTTCTGCGCCGGACCCATGTCTCGTCCTACCGCGCGGGCCGGTCGTTCGGCTCGTCGTGGGCGTCCACAGTGGACCAGCGGCTGGAGTTCGACCCACGCGGCGTGGTGTTCCTGGCCGAGGACGGGATGGTCCTGGTCTATCCGCGGCTACCCGCCGAAGGCTCGGTGCTGCCCGAGGTCGGTCCGCGCTGGCCGTTGTCCCGCACGGAGAACGGCTTCGTCATCGAGCCCCGGGGCACGGGACAGTCGCTGCACTTCCCGGCGGCCGACAAGGTCAGCCACCTCGCCGCGATCGTCGACCGCAACGCCAACCGGATCGACTTCGCCCGCGACGTCGCGGGCAACCTCACCGGAGTTCGCCACAGCGGCGGCTACCACCTCGACGCGCTCAGCGAGCGCGGCCGGATCACCGAGCTGCGCATGCGGGTCGACGGCGGCCACGTCCCGGTCATTCGCTACCGGCACGACGACAACGGCCGATTGACCGAGGTCGTCAACTCCTCCGACCGGCCGTTGCGGTTCGACTACGACCACGCGGGCCGGATCACGCAGTGGACCGACCGAAACGGCGAGTGGTACCGCTACCTCTACGACGCCCAAGGCCGCTGTGTGGCCAATGAGGGCTCCGGCGGGTTCCTCAACGGCACCTTCATCTACGGCGACGACACCACCAGGTTCACCGACGCGCTCGGCAACGCCACGACGTACCGGTTCGGCGAGAACCGCAAGGTCATCGCCGAGACCGACGCGTTGGGGCACACCGTCACCCAGCAGTGGGACGACGCCGACCGGCTTGTCGCGCGCACCGACGCGCTCGGCAACACGACGAAGTTCACCTACGACGACGCGGGCAACCTCGTCGCCACCACCCGCCCCGACGGTGTGCAGGCGCTCGCCGAGTACGACACGTACGGCCAGGTCGTCGCGTTCGTCGGCCCGGACGGTGCGGTGTGGCGCCAGGAGTTCGACGAGCGGGGCAACCTCGTCGCCGAGACCGACCCGACGGGCGCGGTCAACCGCTACGAGCACGACGAACGTGGACACCGGGTCGCGGTGACCGACGCCCTAGGCGGTGTCCGGCGGATCGAGACCAACGCGGCGGGCATCCCGCTCGCGGTCACCGACCCGACCGGCGCCACCACCCGCTACACCCGCGACGCCTTCGGCCGTGCCGCGGTGATCACCGACCCGCTCGGCGGCCGCGTCCAGTACTCGTGGACGGTTGAGGGCAGGATGCTCGCCCGCACCCGGCCCGACGGCGCCACCGAGCGCTGGCGCTACGACGCCGAGGGCAACGCCTTCGAGCACGTCGACCCGATGGGCCGGGTCACCCGCACCCAGACCACCCACTTCAACCTGCCCGCCGCCGAGGTCCGGCCCGACGGCACCCGGCTGGCCTTCGGCTACGACCCGACGCTGCGGCTGACCTCGGTCACCAACGCGCAGGGCCTGGTGTGGCGCTACGAGTACGACGCGGCCGGGAACCTGGTGCGGGAGACCGACTTCAACGGCCGCGTACTGACCTACCAGCACGACGCCGCGGGCAGGCTGGTCGGCCGGGTCAACGGCGCTGGGCAGGCCACCACGTTCGCGCGCGACGCGCTCGGCAAGATCGTCGAGCGGCGGTCCGGCGAGCAGGTCACCACGATCGAGTACGACCTGGTGGGCCGGGTGCGCCGGGCGCGCAACGCCGACGCCGACCTGGTCTACACCCGCGACCCGCTCGGCCGGGTGCTCGCCGAGTCGGTCAACGGCCGGACGGTCAACTCCGGCTACGACCCGCTCGGCCGCCGGGTGCGTAGGCGGACGCCGACCGGCGCGGAGAGCACGTGGGGCTACGACGAGGGATCACGGCCGGTGCGCCTGACCGTCGGCGAGCGGTCGATGTCGTTCGACTACGACCAGGCCGGTCACGAGATCAGCCGGTCCCTGGGCAACGGCGCGGTGCTCGACCAGGCATGGGACGCCAACCACCGGCTGGTCTCGCAGTCGACGCGGGCCGAGGGCCGGGACCCGCGGCGGCGCGGCTATCACTACCAGCCCGATGACCACCTCACCGCCGTGGACGACCAACTCGGCCGTTCGCGCCGCTACCAACTCGACCCGATGGGCCGGGTGACCGGCGTCGAGGGCGCGGGCTGGCGCGAGCAGTACGCCTACGACGCCGGGGGCAACGTCGCCGCGCCGGACACCGAGTACGGCGGCACGCTGGTGCGCACTGCGGGCGATGCCCGCTACGAGCACGACGCGCAGGGCCGCGTGGTGTTGCGTCAGCGCAAGCGCCTGTCGCGCAAGCCCGACACCTGGCGCTACCAGTGGGACGCCGACGACAGGCTGATCGCGGTGATCACCCCGGACGGGTCACGCTGGTCCTACCGCTACGACCCGTTGGGCCGCCGGATCGCGAAGCTGCGCCTGGCGCCGGACGGGTCGGTGGCCGAGCGCGTCGACTTCGCGTGGGACGGCTCGGTCATGGTCGAGCAGACCCACTCGGCGGGCCGGACGACCACCTGGGAGTTCGACCCCGCGAGCTTCCGGCCGCTCACCCAGACCGAGCGCGTGCCGTCCGGGCAGGACTGGGTCGACCAGCGGTTCTATGCGATCGTGACCGACATCGTCGGCACCCCGAGCGAACTGCTGGACGACCAGGGCGACCCCGCGTGGCGGCAGGAGTCGACGCTGTGGGGCCAGGCGCTCGGCGCGCTGACCCAGCGGGCGGACACGCCGCTGCGGTTCCCCGGCCAGTACTTCGACGCCGAGACCGGCCTGCACTACAACTACCTGCGCTACTACGACCCGGTCGCCGCCCGCTACACCAGCCCCGACCCGCTTGGCCTGCTCGGCGGCCCGTCGCCGCACGGGTATGTGCACAACCCGACCGGCTGGACCGACGCGCTCGGCCTGACCGAGTCCGGCGATATCGAGTTCCTCGACCCCAACGACATCAACTTCTCCCAGCGCACCGTCACCGAGAACGACTACGCCGACGCGATGCGCAACGGCCAGTGGGAATGGGACCGGTCGCCGGTCCATGTGATGGAGGTCGACGGCCAACTGGTCAGCTACGACAACCGTCGCCTCGACGCGGCTCGCGAGGCGGGCGTCCCGGTCTGTGTGCAGCGCGTCGACCCGAACGCGCCGCACCCGGATTCGTCCACCGGCAAGACCTGGGCGGAGAAGTTCCAGGAACGATTCCGCGACCCACGCAACCGGCTCAACGGCGAACCGGTGCCCAACACGGGCTTGAGTGAACGGCCCACCGCCACGCCCCCTGGCTGTGGCGGCGGCCGACGACGGAGAAGGCGATGA
- a CDS encoding NUDIX hydrolase: MPRGDGDRVVRCARGHLHWGRFGAAGLLAVHGEHVLLQHRAWWTPGGNTWALFGGARDSHEDTITGALRETSEESTLDTGLVRPFGVVRDDHGKWAYDTVFGSIDTMPTVRAASRETRDAAWIHVDEVASLALYEPFAKAWPILRTGLRHPVLIIDAANVVGARADGWWKDRAGAATRLRDEVAALAAAGLPGISPFDTAYPETLLIVEGAARGIDSVDAVTVVDAPGSGDDTIVEMVRGRLDVPCLVITADRELRRRCEKAGAQVRGPKWLLDLLA; this comes from the coding sequence ATGCCACGCGGAGACGGTGACCGAGTCGTGCGCTGCGCACGCGGGCACCTGCACTGGGGCCGCTTCGGAGCGGCCGGGTTGCTGGCCGTGCACGGCGAGCACGTACTCCTGCAGCACCGCGCCTGGTGGACGCCCGGCGGCAACACGTGGGCGCTGTTCGGCGGCGCCCGCGACAGCCATGAGGACACGATCACCGGCGCACTGCGCGAGACCAGCGAGGAGAGCACCCTCGACACCGGCCTCGTGCGCCCGTTCGGCGTCGTCCGGGACGACCACGGCAAGTGGGCCTACGACACCGTGTTCGGCTCGATCGACACAATGCCCACCGTCCGCGCGGCGTCGCGCGAGACCCGTGACGCCGCCTGGATCCACGTCGACGAGGTTGCCTCGCTCGCGCTCTACGAGCCGTTCGCGAAGGCGTGGCCGATCCTGCGCACGGGCCTGCGCCACCCGGTGCTGATCATCGATGCCGCCAACGTGGTGGGCGCCCGCGCCGACGGCTGGTGGAAGGACCGAGCGGGCGCCGCGACCCGGTTGCGCGATGAGGTCGCCGCCCTGGCGGCCGCGGGCCTGCCAGGCATCTCCCCGTTCGACACCGCCTACCCGGAAACCCTGTTGATCGTGGAGGGCGCGGCCCGCGGTATCGATTCGGTCGACGCGGTGACTGTGGTCGATGCCCCGGGCAGCGGCGACGACACGATCGTCGAGATGGTGCGCGGCAGGCTCGACGTGCCCTGTCTGGTCATCACCGCCGACCGCGAACTGCGCCGCCGCTGCGAGAAGGCGGGCGCCCAGGTTCGGGGCCCGAAATGGCTGCTCGACCTGCTCGCCTGA